The following proteins are co-located in the Gloeocapsa sp. PCC 7428 genome:
- a CDS encoding glycosyltransferase, whose amino-acid sequence MRIFTWHIHGSYLYYLTQANHEFYLPVLPGKPEGYGGRNPGFAWGDNVHEVPAEEVRHLDFDCILFQSRKNYLHDQYEILSQAQQQLPCIYLEHDPPQEHPTNTKHIVDDPNVLLIHVTDFNRLMWDNGRSPTRTIEHGVVIPADISYSGQLAKGLVVTNGLRKRGRRLGADIFTQVRESIPLDLVGMDAESLGGLGEVPHAQLPAFAAQYRFFFHSVRYTSLGLAVCEAMMLGLPVIGLATTELVTVVENGVSGYVDTNIDRLIESMQELIANPDLAHRLSIGAKKQAQQRFNIQRFTRDWDAAFLSVAGRLSIA is encoded by the coding sequence ATGCGAATTTTTACTTGGCATATTCATGGCAGCTATCTTTACTATCTCACGCAGGCAAACCATGAGTTTTATTTACCAGTTTTACCAGGCAAACCTGAAGGATACGGCGGACGTAACCCTGGCTTTGCGTGGGGAGATAACGTGCATGAAGTTCCAGCGGAGGAAGTACGCCATTTAGATTTTGACTGTATTTTGTTTCAGTCGCGCAAAAATTATTTGCACGATCAATACGAGATTTTGTCGCAGGCGCAGCAACAGTTACCTTGCATTTACTTAGAACACGATCCGCCGCAGGAACACCCGACGAATACTAAACATATCGTTGACGATCCGAATGTGTTGTTAATTCACGTTACGGATTTTAATCGGTTGATGTGGGATAACGGGCGATCGCCAACTCGCACAATCGAGCATGGTGTTGTTATACCTGCGGATATTAGTTACAGCGGACAACTCGCGAAAGGTTTAGTTGTCACGAATGGTTTACGCAAGCGCGGACGCCGATTGGGTGCAGATATTTTTACGCAAGTCCGCGAATCGATACCTTTAGATTTAGTCGGGATGGATGCTGAATCTTTAGGTGGATTAGGCGAAGTTCCACACGCGCAATTACCAGCTTTTGCCGCTCAATATCGCTTTTTCTTCCACTCTGTACGCTATACAAGTTTAGGCTTAGCCGTCTGCGAAGCGATGATGCTGGGATTACCTGTTATTGGGCTAGCAACGACGGAATTAGTCACAGTTGTCGAAAACGGAGTTTCGGGTTATGTCGATACCAATATTGACCGCTTGATTGAGTCGATGCAAGAACTGATCGCCAATCCAGATTTAGCGCATCGCTTGAGTATAGGTGCAAAAAAACAAGCGCAACAACGCTTTAATATTCAACGGTTTACGCGTGACTGGGACGCGGCATTTTTATCTGTCGCTGGACGTTTATCAATTGCTTAA
- a CDS encoding glycosyltransferase family 9 protein, with protein sequence MQIDWQEVKRLLVVVVGDPAVMPALHRLKILAHAKITLLATQHLADTAGLCAIFCTTNWVNVSKETGLVKKLCNLRFNAAIIFTAQSESPYPLAYLCYLAGIPIRVGQSKEFGGSVLSHWIKPPLEDLPKIDPHLYLLDAVNFPFTVIPDL encoded by the coding sequence ATGCAAATTGACTGGCAAGAAGTCAAGCGTTTACTCGTTGTCGTTGTTGGCGATCCTGCGGTGATGCCAGCATTGCACAGGTTAAAAATATTAGCTCATGCAAAGATTACGTTACTCGCGACGCAACATTTAGCTGACACCGCTGGGCTATGCGCGATCTTTTGTACAACAAATTGGGTAAATGTATCAAAGGAAACAGGATTAGTTAAAAAATTATGCAACTTGCGATTTAATGCTGCAATTATTTTTACCGCTCAATCAGAGTCTCCTTATCCATTAGCTTACCTATGTTATTTAGCCGGAATTCCAATCCGTGTTGGTCAATCAAAAGAGTTTGGCGGTAGCGTTTTGTCGCATTGGATCAAACCACCTTTAGAAGACTTACCAAAAATCGACCCTCATCTTTATTTATTAGATGCTGTTAACTTTCCATTTACAGTAATCCCTGACCTCTAA
- a CDS encoding glycosyltransferase family 9 protein — translation MSVSDRIGNPSRIAIVRSLPGLGDLLCAVPALRALRTALPAAEITLIGLPWAQSFVRRFDCYLDAWLAFPGYPGIPEGWHSPQRTNDGLTQIQAQAFDLAIQMHGSGIVINSFTVLLGAKCNAGFFLPRHYCPDPQRFLAYPEHAPEVRRHLQLMEFLGVPLQGEHLEFPLLKSDWLELQQIPETRSLLPGKYVCVHPGASVSDRRWSPVAFARVADAIGKMGFEVVLTGTAAETDLTQTVAGLMQKSAINLAGQTSLGALAALLKNAALLVCNDTGVSHLADALAVKSVVIFTNSDPKRWSPLNCDRHRVVMPSASDSVAAVLVEVQDLLQREVAYAN, via the coding sequence ATGAGTGTCAGCGATCGCATTGGCAACCCGTCGCGGATAGCAATAGTACGTAGTTTACCAGGACTTGGCGATCTTCTTTGCGCTGTACCAGCTTTAAGAGCGTTACGGACTGCTTTACCCGCAGCAGAAATTACTCTAATTGGCTTACCTTGGGCGCAAAGCTTTGTGCGCCGATTCGATTGCTACTTAGATGCATGGTTAGCTTTTCCTGGCTATCCAGGAATTCCCGAAGGATGGCATTCGCCGCAACGTACCAACGATGGCTTGACACAAATTCAAGCGCAAGCATTTGATTTAGCGATTCAGATGCATGGTAGTGGAATTGTGATTAATTCATTTACCGTGCTGTTAGGCGCAAAATGCAATGCTGGATTTTTCTTACCAAGACATTATTGCCCCGATCCTCAACGATTTCTAGCTTATCCAGAACACGCACCCGAAGTCAGACGACATCTGCAATTGATGGAGTTTTTAGGTGTACCTTTGCAAGGCGAACATTTAGAATTTCCGCTGTTAAAGTCAGACTGGTTGGAATTACAGCAAATTCCTGAAACTCGTTCCTTGTTACCAGGAAAATATGTCTGCGTTCATCCTGGCGCGAGTGTCAGCGATCGCCGTTGGTCGCCTGTGGCTTTTGCCCGTGTTGCGGATGCGATCGGCAAAATGGGGTTTGAGGTTGTTCTAACTGGAACCGCAGCAGAAACTGATTTGACTCAAACTGTTGCTGGGTTGATGCAGAAGTCTGCGATTAATTTAGCCGGACAAACAAGTTTAGGGGCGTTGGCTGCATTACTTAAAAATGCTGCTTTGTTAGTGTGCAACGATACCGGAGTTTCGCATTTAGCCGATGCCTTAGCAGTCAAGAGTGTTGTGATTTTCACAAATTCTGACCCAAAGCGCTGGTCGCCGTTAAATTGCGATCGCCACCGAGTTGTTATGCCTTCTGCATCTGATAGCGTAGCGGCTGTATTAGTTGAGGTACAAGACCTTTTACAGCGTGAGGTTGCGTATGCAAATTGA
- a CDS encoding glycosyltransferase has protein sequence MHNPQSSDNHPLRVVVYTDSAGIGGAEMSLSHLVATVSNDIDVVVLGTSQVVVDAIAQKRPQAQKYVIPGTKYALPAHLAALLALHPDVVHINLCTPWAGAIAQFAALMLPHTRVVRVDQLPLRTTDLLTWWRTRVLCLRVDASVAVGEASARLLEDFYALGRHSVLSIPNGVPDIIHIPHKTEGITIGSVGRLDAMKGYDVLLQAIALVDKVRLVIIGEGGERTALEKLAIDLQIGDRVKFIGWLDNPRPYLSKFDIYVQPSRSEGFPLAIVEAMLASLPVVATRVGSVAEAVIDGETGFLVNKNDVAGLAAALCRLRNNGELRWKFGQKGRAIAQASFTVKHMTRSYERLWYKLVNQPRASRLFVPRPKD, from the coding sequence ATGCATAATCCGCAGTCCAGTGACAATCACCCTCTAAGAGTCGTTGTTTACACAGATTCAGCAGGAATTGGCGGTGCAGAAATGAGCTTGAGTCACTTAGTGGCGACAGTATCGAATGATATTGATGTAGTGGTATTAGGGACATCCCAAGTTGTCGTTGACGCGATCGCACAAAAACGCCCTCAAGCCCAAAAGTACGTTATTCCAGGTACAAAATATGCGCTACCTGCACATCTAGCTGCACTATTAGCGTTGCATCCTGATGTTGTGCATATTAACTTGTGTACTCCTTGGGCAGGTGCGATCGCACAATTTGCTGCGCTGATGCTACCTCATACACGAGTAGTGAGAGTCGATCAGCTACCGTTGCGGACAACAGATTTATTAACGTGGTGGCGGACACGGGTGCTTTGTTTACGTGTTGATGCTAGCGTTGCTGTTGGCGAAGCAAGTGCAAGATTACTTGAAGACTTCTACGCGCTTGGTCGTCATAGTGTGCTTTCTATCCCGAATGGCGTTCCTGATATTATACATATTCCCCATAAGACTGAAGGAATAACAATTGGTAGCGTGGGGCGGTTGGATGCGATGAAGGGTTATGATGTCCTGCTACAGGCGATCGCGTTGGTTGACAAAGTAAGATTAGTCATTATCGGCGAAGGTGGCGAAAGAACAGCATTAGAAAAATTAGCGATTGATTTACAAATCGGCGATCGCGTCAAGTTTATCGGTTGGTTAGATAATCCTCGTCCGTATCTATCAAAATTTGATATTTATGTCCAACCATCGCGATCTGAAGGCTTTCCACTTGCGATCGTTGAAGCCATGCTAGCATCACTTCCTGTTGTAGCAACTCGTGTTGGTAGCGTTGCAGAAGCTGTGATTGATGGTGAAACCGGATTTTTAGTCAACAAAAATGATGTTGCTGGTTTAGCTGCGGCGTTGTGTCGTTTGAGAAATAACGGCGAATTACGCTGGAAGTTTGGGCAAAAAGGTAGAGCGATCGCGCAAGCTTCTTTTACTGTAAAACACATGACTCGCAGTTACGAACGTCTCTGGTACAAGCTGGTAAATCAACCACGCGCTTCTCGGTTATTTGTCCCGCGTCCGAAAGATTAG
- a CDS encoding CdaR family transcriptional regulator, producing MSNKFSVNTTQFIQVARNVAYTVTELLNAQAIVINQNNIIVASNELDRVGKILDRNAQPNNYISVPLYCKTEVGEVIVGQSISGEIVSPRLAKALVELVINQATVLNHQSNQQTLKNQFIYDLLHGQIVDETEILRQAKLLGLNLMPPRAVILINVSDCALRSTGGDRTANELHQHRLAQLAISSVVSFFHLPDDTICANLGDGEVAVLKASDTKNLGSWADNSKSTESINAVWANLTALKRAGDSLLLRLRNDTGTGVSIGIGRYHPGILGLARSYQDARMALSLGHHFNGNNQVYCLDRLGIAAFIGIADEQTKVELAKHLLTPLDSEPELLITIETFFEKNCSFSATAKQLSIHRNTLNYRLDKLTSLTGLDPRCFDHAVQIRLALLLRKLQGYEATNSKQSLLNKSFF from the coding sequence GTGAGTAATAAATTTTCTGTTAATACAACACAGTTTATTCAAGTTGCGCGTAACGTTGCTTACACCGTAACTGAACTTTTAAATGCGCAGGCGATCGTCATTAATCAAAACAATATCATTGTTGCTAGTAATGAATTAGACCGAGTAGGTAAAATTCTCGACCGTAATGCTCAACCAAATAACTATATAAGCGTTCCTTTATACTGCAAAACAGAGGTAGGAGAAGTTATTGTTGGGCAATCTATCAGTGGAGAGATTGTGTCGCCGCGTCTAGCGAAAGCCTTAGTAGAATTAGTGATTAATCAGGCAACAGTACTCAACCATCAATCAAACCAGCAAACACTTAAGAATCAGTTTATTTACGACTTACTTCACGGTCAAATTGTCGATGAAACAGAAATTTTACGTCAGGCAAAACTGTTAGGGCTAAATCTCATGCCTCCGCGTGCAGTTATTTTAATTAATGTCAGCGATTGCGCTTTGCGCAGCACCGGAGGCGATCGCACAGCAAATGAATTGCATCAACATCGACTCGCGCAACTCGCAATTAGTAGTGTCGTTAGTTTTTTTCATTTACCAGATGATACAATTTGTGCCAATTTAGGTGATGGTGAAGTCGCAGTTTTAAAAGCTAGCGATACAAAAAATTTAGGTAGTTGGGCAGATAATAGCAAAAGTACCGAATCAATCAATGCTGTATGGGCAAACTTGACGGCGCTTAAACGTGCAGGAGATTCGTTATTATTACGTTTGCGTAACGATACAGGCACAGGTGTCAGTATTGGAATCGGTCGCTATCATCCTGGTATTCTCGGTTTAGCGCGATCGTACCAAGATGCGCGAATGGCGCTTTCACTCGGTCATCACTTTAACGGTAACAATCAAGTTTATTGCTTGGATCGTTTAGGCATTGCAGCATTTATTGGCATCGCTGACGAACAAACAAAAGTAGAACTCGCCAAGCATTTACTCACGCCGCTAGACTCGGAACCAGAATTGCTAATTACAATCGAAACATTTTTTGAGAAAAACTGTAGTTTCTCCGCAACCGCAAAACAACTTTCGATTCATCGGAATACGCTGAATTACCGACTAGATAAATTAACTTCGCTAACAGGTTTAGATCCGCGCTGTTTCGATCACGCGGTACAAATTCGCTTGGCGCTGCTACTACGGAAACTTCAAGGGTATGAAGCGACAAATAGCAAACAATCTCTACTTAATAAAAGCTTTTTTTAG
- a CDS encoding glycosyltransferase family 4 protein, whose product MTKITLITGSYQSDRCGIAHYSTCLRRELAQYGVDSIVLTTEAAAQAAPETDVRGVVKDWGWTQLFPLVQAIITTPTDLLHIQHAAGTYSFERAIFLLPLLLRICGYQKPIVTTVHEYGWWEWQPPIIPPQMIEWLKMWGQKHRWWDREDGFLLTGSDAIITTNAEAEKVILQRLPHYANRLHRIAIAANIEVAPIDRQQAKQQLRQQYNWSSDTLVIAFFGFLHPVKGIEYLLSAFAKIAVPNSQVRLILIGGVESLALPQAQAKQYWDKLQGLIAELDITSQVAMTGYVEAKLASYYLSGADIGVLPFNHGVTLKSGSLLAMLAHGLPVIATRSTPPDPDLSDAMLEVIPTRDVEALTEALLKLVYNPQLRDRLSITGRIFTHRFCWSFIAKKHLDIYQELQSKR is encoded by the coding sequence ATGACTAAGATTACGCTGATTACTGGTTCTTATCAAAGCGATCGCTGCGGTATCGCCCATTATAGTACGTGTTTGCGCCGCGAACTTGCTCAGTACGGCGTTGATTCGATTGTTCTCACTACCGAGGCGGCGGCACAGGCAGCGCCTGAAACTGATGTCAGAGGAGTTGTTAAAGACTGGGGATGGACGCAATTATTTCCGCTAGTACAAGCTATCATCACCACACCAACAGACCTTTTGCACATTCAACACGCCGCCGGAACTTACAGCTTTGAACGCGCTATTTTTCTTTTGCCACTTTTGTTGCGAATATGCGGCTACCAAAAACCGATTGTAACGACGGTACATGAGTATGGCTGGTGGGAATGGCAACCACCAATCATTCCTCCCCAAATGATCGAATGGTTAAAAATGTGGGGACAAAAGCATCGATGGTGGGACCGCGAAGATGGTTTTTTATTAACTGGTAGCGATGCAATTATTACAACTAATGCTGAAGCAGAAAAGGTGATTCTTCAACGCTTACCGCATTATGCTAACCGTTTACATCGAATTGCGATCGCCGCGAATATTGAAGTTGCCCCGATTGACCGTCAGCAAGCAAAACAGCAACTGCGTCAGCAATACAATTGGTCGTCAGATACCTTAGTGATTGCCTTTTTTGGGTTTCTGCATCCCGTCAAAGGTATTGAATATTTGTTGTCAGCATTTGCAAAAATCGCAGTGCCAAATTCACAAGTTAGGCTGATATTAATCGGCGGTGTAGAAAGCCTCGCATTGCCACAAGCACAAGCAAAGCAGTATTGGGATAAGTTGCAAGGACTCATTGCCGAACTTGATATCACTAGCCAAGTGGCGATGACAGGATACGTCGAGGCGAAATTAGCGTCTTATTACCTATCGGGTGCGGATATTGGCGTTTTACCTTTTAATCATGGTGTAACGCTCAAAAGCGGCTCGTTACTGGCAATGTTAGCGCATGGTTTACCTGTGATTGCGACTCGTTCGACTCCTCCCGATCCTGATTTATCAGATGCGATGCTAGAAGTTATACCCACGCGCGATGTGGAGGCATTAACAGAAGCTTTACTTAAACTCGTTTATAACCCGCAATTGCGCGATCGCCTCAGCATAACAGGTCGCATTTTTACCCATCGCTTCTGTTGGTCATTTATTGCTAAAAAACACCTCGATATTTATCAAGAATTACAAAGTAAGCGCTAA
- a CDS encoding glycosyltransferase family 9 protein produces the protein MKILFVELLGGIGDLIIALPAIKALALTYPQSQVTVLTFPPYGELLQADPLIYEVVYAQKGEVRQAIAQILAQQHFDIVVSDTNYDGIADLMSQSGAQRIVTNLWRNPPDNQLVSDRFLQILQHEGLIALEAISKAKPWIRLLEAEIVQAKQAFGAAYRPIVFLIPDAGMQIKRWSKVNFVTVAQTLQQQYNATIVVAGGDKFACEIAQEIGESARVWQRGTLRELAAGLAQADLAIAVDTGPARIAAALDVPTITLFGPSWHGRYGQPIPHINLQGYPDCSERNIANFTEQSCWYSGICPFDWDSCTQEITPQQVLSAAAKLLHQKPRSLLRLPENRESANQWQNLRNILVMRLDNIGDVIMTSPVLRTIKENLPQAKLTLMVSPAAASTAPLLPWVDEVLPWRVVWQDLGRLDFDPAREWEMIEILRQRQFDAAIILTSFSQSPYPAALACYLAGIPLRLGESKESGLGILTDFITSAPDEIHQVERNLRLIEAVGFQVSDRRLSLHIPNSAPFPDPYILLNPWTSCESRNYDTQRFAIAARQLAEITQLPVVVTGTSKDSDRARPLLDILGDWAINRIGATSLTEFAAAIAHARLVLTNNTSAMHIADATNTPIVILFAGTELECQWQPRYTSVKILRRPTVCNPCYTFNCPYELECLDIPPDQIVTAGLELLS, from the coding sequence GTGAAAATTTTATTTGTGGAGTTATTAGGAGGAATTGGGGATCTGATCATTGCGCTACCTGCAATTAAAGCGCTGGCTTTGACTTATCCTCAATCTCAGGTTACGGTTCTGACTTTTCCTCCTTACGGCGAACTACTGCAAGCAGATCCTCTTATTTATGAGGTTGTTTATGCTCAAAAGGGTGAAGTGCGTCAAGCGATCGCCCAGATTCTAGCGCAACAGCATTTTGATATCGTTGTTTCTGATACTAACTATGATGGTATTGCCGATTTAATGAGTCAGAGTGGCGCGCAACGCATCGTGACGAATTTATGGCGCAATCCTCCTGACAATCAATTGGTAAGCGATCGCTTTTTGCAAATCCTCCAGCACGAGGGTTTAATCGCACTGGAGGCGATTTCTAAAGCAAAACCTTGGATTCGCCTGCTAGAAGCTGAAATAGTGCAAGCTAAACAAGCGTTTGGCGCGGCATACCGCCCGATTGTTTTTCTCATTCCTGATGCGGGAATGCAAATTAAGCGCTGGTCGAAAGTCAATTTTGTGACAGTTGCCCAAACCTTGCAACAGCAGTATAACGCGACGATTGTTGTTGCAGGAGGGGATAAGTTTGCCTGCGAGATTGCCCAAGAAATCGGTGAAAGCGCCCGTGTTTGGCAGCGGGGAACTTTGCGCGAATTGGCAGCAGGTTTAGCCCAAGCAGATTTAGCGATCGCGGTTGATACAGGACCTGCACGGATTGCGGCGGCGCTTGATGTACCAACGATAACGTTATTTGGTCCATCTTGGCACGGGCGCTACGGTCAACCTATACCACATATCAATTTACAAGGTTATCCTGATTGCAGTGAGCGAAATATTGCTAATTTCACCGAACAAAGCTGCTGGTATAGTGGAATTTGTCCTTTTGATTGGGATAGCTGTACGCAAGAAATTACGCCGCAACAAGTCTTGAGTGCAGCCGCAAAGTTACTACATCAGAAACCGCGATCGCTGTTGAGGCTACCAGAAAATCGAGAAAGTGCCAACCAGTGGCAAAATCTGCGCAACATCTTGGTGATGCGTCTCGATAATATCGGGGATGTGATTATGACTAGTCCTGTCCTCCGTACGATTAAAGAAAACCTCCCGCAAGCAAAGTTGACTTTAATGGTAAGTCCCGCCGCAGCGTCCACCGCACCGCTTTTGCCATGGGTAGATGAAGTTTTACCTTGGCGCGTCGTTTGGCAAGATTTGGGGCGCTTGGATTTCGATCCTGCTAGAGAGTGGGAAATGATTGAGATATTGCGCCAGCGCCAGTTTGATGCAGCAATTATTTTGACCAGTTTTAGCCAAAGTCCTTATCCGGCGGCGCTAGCGTGTTATCTAGCAGGTATTCCTTTACGCTTAGGCGAGTCGAAAGAATCAGGGTTGGGTATTCTTACTGATTTTATTACTTCGGCACCCGATGAAATTCATCAAGTCGAGCGTAATTTGCGGTTGATTGAAGCGGTGGGGTTTCAAGTCAGCGATCGCCGTCTTAGCTTACACATTCCCAATTCTGCACCATTTCCCGATCCCTATATTCTGCTGAACCCCTGGACAAGTTGCGAGTCGCGTAATTACGATACACAACGGTTTGCGATCGCCGCGCGTCAACTGGCTGAAATAACTCAATTACCAGTCGTCGTCACAGGTACATCTAAAGACAGCGATCGCGCTCGTCCGTTACTTGATATTTTAGGTGATTGGGCAATTAATAGAATCGGTGCAACAAGTTTAACCGAATTTGCTGCGGCGATCGCTCATGCTCGACTCGTTTTAACTAACAATACTTCAGCAATGCATATCGCTGATGCGACAAATACTCCTATTGTGATTCTCTTTGCTGGAACCGAACTCGAGTGTCAATGGCAACCTCGTTATACATCGGTAAAAATTTTGCGTCGTCCGACAGTCTGTAATCCTTGTTATACCTTTAATTGTCCGTATGAATTAGAGTGTTTGGATATCCCACCCGACCAAATTGTGACTGCGGGATTAGAATTATTGAGTTGA
- the ligA gene encoding NAD-dependent DNA ligase LigA has product MQPPASEIKQRIVELRQLLQKASYAYYVLDDPIVEDAVYDQLYRELQQLESQYPQFITPDSPTQRVGEKPATQFSSVRHNVPLYSLENAFNIDELKAWQERWKRHALKVESAEYVCELKIDGSALALTYENGILVRGATRGDGIVGEDITQNVRTIRAIPLRLNLDNPPSRVEVRGEAFLPLEVFQQINQERRNAGEQLFANPRNAAAGTLRQLDSRVVAQRRLDFFAYTLHIPGMDDASIARTQWEALELLQDMGFRVNPNRELCPSIQEVAAYYKYWDTERLNLTYMTDGVVVKINSFALQEQLGFTQKFPRWAIALKYPAEEAPTRVENIAVNVGRTGALTPLAEMRPVELAGTTVSRATLHNSDRVAQLDIRVGDTVIVRKAGEIIPEVVRVLKELRPDNTVPFQMPTSCPVCNQPVIRPEGEAVTRCVNASCPAILKGAIEHWVSRDALDINGMGEKLVQQLVHRELVHSVADLYDLTATQLESLERMGKKSAEKLVVAIAHSKSQPWSRVLYGLGIRHVGSVNAQTLTQHFPTVEKLAAATPEDIAAVYGIGAEIAQSVHQWFRIPANQVLIERLQAAGLQLAQESTTSAVEASPLSGKTFVITGTLPTLKRDEAKALIQNAGGKVTESVSKKTDYVVVGEAAGSKLEKAQQLGVTCLSEAELLGLLKDVNG; this is encoded by the coding sequence ATGCAACCACCGGCATCAGAAATTAAACAACGCATTGTAGAACTACGGCAATTGCTACAAAAAGCAAGCTACGCCTACTACGTGTTAGACGATCCGATCGTGGAGGATGCCGTTTATGACCAGCTTTACCGCGAATTACAACAGCTAGAATCTCAGTATCCGCAGTTCATTACACCAGATAGCCCAACACAGCGCGTCGGGGAAAAACCTGCAACTCAATTTTCCTCAGTACGCCATAATGTACCGCTCTATAGTCTAGAAAATGCGTTTAATATCGATGAACTAAAGGCTTGGCAAGAACGCTGGAAGCGTCACGCGCTTAAGGTAGAATCCGCAGAGTACGTGTGCGAACTGAAGATCGATGGTTCCGCTTTAGCTTTAACTTATGAAAATGGCATTCTTGTACGCGGGGCGACGCGAGGTGATGGAATTGTAGGAGAAGACATTACGCAAAACGTGCGGACAATTCGCGCGATTCCCTTACGGTTGAATTTAGACAATCCCCCCAGCCGTGTGGAAGTGCGCGGCGAGGCTTTTTTACCATTAGAGGTATTTCAACAAATTAATCAGGAACGGCGCAATGCAGGAGAACAATTATTTGCCAATCCGCGTAACGCAGCCGCCGGAACTTTACGCCAACTCGATTCACGAGTTGTGGCGCAGCGAAGACTTGATTTTTTTGCTTACACGTTGCATATTCCAGGAATGGATGATGCCAGTATTGCGCGCACGCAATGGGAAGCTTTGGAATTATTGCAGGATATGGGTTTTCGGGTAAATCCTAATCGCGAACTGTGTCCTTCAATTCAAGAAGTTGCCGCTTATTACAAGTATTGGGATACCGAACGGTTAAATTTAACATACATGACCGATGGTGTCGTCGTCAAAATCAACTCGTTTGCGCTGCAAGAACAATTGGGCTTTACACAAAAATTTCCGCGTTGGGCGATCGCGCTTAAGTATCCAGCGGAAGAAGCCCCGACGCGCGTCGAAAATATTGCTGTCAATGTCGGGCGAACTGGCGCATTAACGCCACTTGCTGAAATGCGTCCTGTGGAATTAGCGGGAACGACTGTATCACGGGCGACGTTACATAATAGCGATCGCGTCGCGCAACTCGATATTCGCGTTGGCGATACGGTGATTGTGCGTAAGGCTGGTGAAATTATTCCTGAAGTAGTGCGCGTTTTAAAAGAACTACGTCCTGATAATACTGTACCTTTTCAGATGCCGACTTCTTGTCCGGTATGCAATCAACCTGTGATTCGTCCTGAAGGTGAAGCGGTCACGCGGTGTGTGAATGCTTCGTGTCCTGCGATTCTCAAAGGGGCGATTGAACACTGGGTCAGCCGCGATGCGCTGGATATTAACGGTATGGGAGAAAAGCTGGTGCAACAACTCGTACATCGTGAATTGGTGCATTCGGTTGCTGATTTGTATGATTTAACCGCGACGCAGTTAGAATCGCTTGAACGTATGGGGAAAAAATCGGCGGAAAAATTAGTGGTTGCGATCGCGCACTCGAAATCGCAACCTTGGTCAAGGGTATTATACGGACTCGGTATTCGTCATGTGGGTAGTGTGAATGCGCAGACTTTAACGCAGCATTTTCCAACTGTAGAAAAGTTAGCTGCTGCAACTCCTGAAGATATCGCCGCAGTATATGGTATTGGTGCTGAAATTGCGCAATCGGTGCATCAGTGGTTCCGCATTCCGGCGAATCAAGTTTTAATCGAACGGTTGCAAGCTGCTGGCTTACAATTAGCTCAAGAAAGCACAACATCGGCTGTTGAGGCGAGTCCTCTTAGTGGTAAAACTTTTGTGATTACAGGGACATTGCCGACTTTAAAACGCGATGAGGCTAAAGCTTTAATTCAAAATGCTGGTGGTAAAGTGACAGAATCTGTGAGTAAAAAAACGGATTATGTTGTTGTTGGGGAAGCTGCTGGTTCTAAGTTGGAGAAGGCACAACAATTAGGGGTTACTTGTTTGTCTGAAGCGGAATTATTGGGGTTGCTAAAGGATGTAAATGGGTAG